The following proteins come from a genomic window of Miscanthus floridulus cultivar M001 chromosome 2, ASM1932011v1, whole genome shotgun sequence:
- the LOC136539893 gene encoding peroxidase P7-like, producing the protein MVASMSHRFVAAACVVATVAFALLAMTSSAQLDPHFYDKACPAALPTIKRLVEEAVAAEPRMGASLLRLHFHDCFVNGCDGSILLDDTPFFTGEKMAAPNANSVRGFDVIDSIKGAVNAACRGNVVSCADIVAVAARDSVVALGGPSYNVPLGRRDARTASQAAANNSIPAPTFSLDRLASTFASHGLSLQDLVVLSGGHTLGFSRCTNFRDRLYNETATLDGSLAASLRTVCPRAAGSGDDSLAPLDPTPARFDGAYFASLLRSRGVLHSDQQLFAGGLGVTDALVRFYAANADAFRRDFAEAMVRMASLSPLTGSSGEIRNNCRKVNYS; encoded by the exons atggtGGCTTCAATGTCTCACCGTTTCGTGGCGGCGGCGTGTGTCGTCGCGACCGTGGCGTTCGCTCTCTTGGCCATGACCAGCAGCGCGCAGTTGGACCCGCACTTCTACGACAAGGCGTGCCCGGCGGCGCTCCCCACCATCAAGAGGCTCGTGGAGGAGGCTGTGGCGGCGGAGCCCCGCATGGGCGCGTCGCTGCTGCGGTTGcacttccacgactgcttcgtcaAC GGGTGCGACGGGTCCATCCTGCTGGACGACACGCCCTTCTTCACCGGCGAGAAGATGGCCGCGCCGAACGCCAACTCCGTCCGCGGCTTCGACGTGATCGACAGCATCAAGGGCGCCGTCAACGCCGCCTGCAGGGGCAACGTGGTCTCCTGCGCCGACATCGTCGCCGTCGCGGCACGTGACTCCGTCGTCGCG CTGGGAGGGCCGTCGTACAACGTGCCGCTGGGCCGCCGGGACGCGCGGACGGCGAGCCAGGCGGCGGCGAACAACAGCATCCCGGCGCCGACCTTCAGCCTGGACCGCCTCGCCTCCACCTTCGCGTCGCACGGCCTCTCCCTCCAGGACCTCGTCGTGCTGTCCGGAGGGCACACGCTGGGCTTCTCCCGCTGCACCAACTTCCGGGACCGCCTCTACAACGAGACCGCCACCCTGGACGGCTCCCTCGCCGCCTCGCTCCGGACCGTGTGCCCGCGGGCCGCCGGCAGCGGCGACGACAGCCTCGCCCCGCTCGACCCCACGCCCGCGCGCTTCGACGGCGCCTACTTCGCCTCGCTGCTGCGGAGCAGGGGAGTCCTCCACTCGGACCAGCAGCTGTTCGCCGGCGGCCTCGGCGTCACGGACGCTCTCGTGAGGTTCTACGCCGCCAACGCCGACGCGTTTAGGAGGGACTTCGCGGAGGCCATGGTGAGGATGGCCAGCCTGAGCCCGCTCACCGGGAGCAGCGGCGAGATCCGCAACAACTGCAGGAAGGTGAACTACTCTTGA